TTTATTGTTGCCGCCTTGCACCGCCAGTTAAACTGGAATACCGCGCGTGAAGCGGTAATTACAACTCTTAAAGCATCCTCCATGGTGATATGGATCATGTTTGGAGCGACCATTTTTGTTGGACTGTATGTGCTGGAAGGGGGACAGACATTTGTAACAGAATCTTTAGCCGCCACCGGGCTGGGACCGTGGGGCATTCTGATCTTGATGCAAATTCTGCTGATTATTCTCGGCATGTTTCTCGACTGGGTTGGTATCCTGCTTTTATGTGTGCCGATTTTTGTTCCCATTATTAAAGGGCTGGGGGCGGCAGCTTTCGGTTTAGAAAGCGGCGGGGATCTGGTTTTGTGGTTCGGCGTTCTTTATCTGGTAAACATGCAGATGAGTTTTCTATCCCCACCGTTCGGCTATGCACTTTTCTACCTGCGAGGAGTTGCGCCGGATCATATTCCGATGTCCGATATATTTAAAGCGGCTCTTCCTTTTTTGGGTCTTCAGTTTCTGGGTTTGGCGCTTTGTATGTATTTTCCGCAAATCATTACCTGGTTGCCAAATCTTGTGTATGGCTAGTGGCAGGTCTTAGGGTGGAAAAACGGCCTGACACGGCCTGATCGGAACAGGTTCGGAGCGTCTCTGCGGAGGAGTTGAGGTTGACTTGCAGGCTTCGCTTTTACCGAAAAAAAGGGAGAGTCAGAAAGACTCTCCCATGGCTTTAGGGTTATTGTCTGTGACGGTCATTCAGGCCAAATCAAACCGGTCTGCGTTCATTACTTTTGTCCATGCGGCGACAAAATCCGTTACAAATTTTTCTGCTGCGTCATCTTGGGCATAGACTTCCGAATAGGCGCGTAAAATGGAGTTTGAGCCAAACACCAGATCAACGCGTGTTGCCGTCCATTTAACCGATCCCGTTGCCCGGTCCTGAATTTCATACAGGTTATTTCCTGCAGGCTTCCAAGCGAAGTTCATGTCCAGCAGATTGACAAAAAAGTCGTTGCTCAGCTGCCCTTTTCGGTTCGTCAGAACGCCATGGTCGGTATCCCCGTGGTTGGTTCCCAAAACACGAAGTCCGCCTACCAGCACGGTCATTTCAGGAGCCGTGAGACCCATCAGTTGCGTACGGTCCAGCAGGAGTTCTTCGGGGGCTACTGAATAGTCTTTCTTGAGCCAGTTGCGATACCCATCCGCGATCGGTTCCAGTACGTCAAATGAGTCTGCATCGGTTGCCTCCTCATTCGCATCTCCTCGTCCGGGAGAGAAAGGCACTGTGATCGCGTGTCCTGATGCACGGGCTGCCTGTTCAATACCCACATTGCCTGCCAGAACGATAATATCGGCTAAACTCGCACCAACTGATTTGCTGATCGGTTCCAGAATGGACAGAACCCTGTTCAAACGATCCGGCTCGTTCCCTTCCCAGTCTTTTTGTGGGGCCAAACGGATACGAGCGCCATTTGCACCGCCGCGCATGTCGGATCCGCGATAGGTTCGGGCACTATCCCATGCCGTAGAAACCATGTCCCTTATCGACAAACCGCTTGCGTTGATTTCAGCTTTTGCCGCGTCAATATCGTAACGGGTACTTCCTGCTGGTATTGGATCCTGCCAGAGAAGATCTTCCTTGGGAACATCCGGGCCGATATACCGAACTTTAGGACCCATATCGCGATGGGTCAGTTTAAACCATGCACGGGCAAAGACTTCTGAAAAATAGTCAGGATCCTGATAGAACCGTTCCGAGATTTTGCGATAAACGGGATCTTTGATCATCGCCATATCCGCATCAGTCATAATGGGAGTACAGCGAATTGATGGATCCTCCACGTCAACCGGTTTATCGGTGTCCTGAATATCGACGGGCTCCCACTGATAGGCGCCTGCCGGGCTTTTCTTCAGTTCCCATTCATGGTTTAGCAACATTTCGAAATAGCCATTGTCCCATTTTGTCGGGTTGCTCGTCCATGCCCCTTCAATGCCGCTGGTGATCGTATCCCGGCCTTTTCCTTTTCCCGATGGATTGCTCCAGCCAAAACCCTGATTCTCAACATCAGCAGCTTCCGGATCCGGTCCCAACAGCTCGGCATCTCCATTACCATGGGCCTTGCCAATCGTATGCCCGCCTGCTGTCAAGGCAACCGTCTCCTCGTCATTCATTGCCATTCGGGCAAAGGTCTCACGAACCTCTTTTGCTGTTTTTAACGGATCAGGTTTCCCGCCAACTCCTTCTGGATTTACATAAATCAAACCCATTTGAACCGCCGCGAGAGGGTTCTCCAGTGACTGCGGATTGGAATCGTCGTCATAGCGCTTGCGATCCAGCCATTCTTTTTCGGCCCCCCAGTAAATATCCTTTTCAGGATGCCAGATGTCGGAGCGACCATACCCGAAACCGAAGACTTTCAACCCAACCGCTTCATAGGCAACTGTGCCCGCGAGGATAATCAGATCTGCCCACGAAATCTTGTTTCCATATTTCTTCTTGATGGGCCAAAGGAGGCGGCGGGCTTTGTCAAGGCTTACGTTATCCGGCCAGGAATTCAGCGGTGCAAAGCGTTGATTCCCGGTGCCACCCCCACCGCGGCCGTCTGCCAATCGGTAAGATCCTGCAGCGTGCCACGCCATTCGGACCATCAGGCCAGCATAATTTCCCCAATCAGCAGGCCACCAGTCCTGGCTATCCGTCATCAGGGTATGCAGATCCTTTTTAAGCCCTTCGAAATCCAGGTTGCGGACTTCTGACTGATAATCGAAGTCGTCCCCCATAGGATTGGTTTTTGTGTCATGCTGGTGCAAGATGTCCAGGTTAAGAGC
This region of Sneathiella aquimaris genomic DNA includes:
- the katG gene encoding catalase/peroxidase HPI codes for the protein MSTGKCPVMHGGLTTVSKTNTDWWPNALNLDILHQHDTKTNPMGDDFDYQSEVRNLDFEGLKKDLHTLMTDSQDWWPADWGNYAGLMVRMAWHAAGSYRLADGRGGGGTGNQRFAPLNSWPDNVSLDKARRLLWPIKKKYGNKISWADLIILAGTVAYEAVGLKVFGFGYGRSDIWHPEKDIYWGAEKEWLDRKRYDDDSNPQSLENPLAAVQMGLIYVNPEGVGGKPDPLKTAKEVRETFARMAMNDEETVALTAGGHTIGKAHGNGDAELLGPDPEAADVENQGFGWSNPSGKGKGRDTITSGIEGAWTSNPTKWDNGYFEMLLNHEWELKKSPAGAYQWEPVDIQDTDKPVDVEDPSIRCTPIMTDADMAMIKDPVYRKISERFYQDPDYFSEVFARAWFKLTHRDMGPKVRYIGPDVPKEDLLWQDPIPAGSTRYDIDAAKAEINASGLSIRDMVSTAWDSARTYRGSDMRGGANGARIRLAPQKDWEGNEPDRLNRVLSILEPISKSVGASLADIIVLAGNVGIEQAARASGHAITVPFSPGRGDANEEATDADSFDVLEPIADGYRNWLKKDYSVAPEELLLDRTQLMGLTAPEMTVLVGGLRVLGTNHGDTDHGVLTNRKGQLSNDFFVNLLDMNFAWKPAGNNLYEIQDRATGSVKWTATRVDLVFGSNSILRAYSEVYAQDDAAEKFVTDFVAAWTKVMNADRFDLA